A window of the Microplitis mediator isolate UGA2020A chromosome 5, iyMicMedi2.1, whole genome shotgun sequence genome harbors these coding sequences:
- the LOC130667675 gene encoding ATP synthase membrane subunit K, mitochondrial, with the protein MAHEGEKFTGIYKYFNSTTDFGRANTSKLTLSVLGLIIAYNLLKPKKQKTQPSA; encoded by the exons atggctCACGAAGGCGAAAAATTTACtggtatttataaatacttcAACAGTACTACGGATTTTGGCAGAGCAAAC aCCTCCAAATTGACGCTCAGTGTTCTGGGATTGATAATTGCTTACAATCTCCTTAAaccaaagaaacaaaaaactcAACCAAGTGCTTAG